In Carcharodon carcharias isolate sCarCar2 chromosome 37, sCarCar2.pri, whole genome shotgun sequence, one genomic interval encodes:
- the LOC121272966 gene encoding mucin-5B-like, with amino-acid sequence MDLADFRGKKISALPSKASTKPQSASGVVESCQRCGRPNHQAAECTWAPGDSLVRYGQQTPCYPRCPPDYGRDKATKHYVDYYEQLCPKTLPRSQPVSTHCMYGGSQFQRQFTPILTKSSSLYHRVRLPRTPASKLENRKPIKRKMPQDKTTPAKRAKSGLLNTPALGENAQSGLLNTPGLGMSARSGLLNTPALGMGAQSGLLNTPALGMGAQSGLLNTPALGMGAQSGLLNTPALGMGAQSGLLNTPALGVGAQSGLLNTPALGVGAQSGLLNTPALGMGAQSGLLNTPALGMGAQSGLLNTPALGMGAQSGLLNTPTLGMSARSGLLNTPTLGESTQSGLLNTPALGMSARSGRLNTPALKMGAQSSLLNTPTLRMSARSGLFNTPVLGESTQSGLLNTPAVGMSAKSGLLNTPAPRMSAQSGLLNTPALGMGALSGLLDTPALGESARSSMFNTPALRMSGQSGLLNTPALGESARSSMFNTPALRMSAQSGLLNTPALGESARSSMFNTPALRMSAQSGLLNNPALGESARSSMFNTPALRMSAQSGLLNTPALGESARSSMFNTPTLRMSAHSGLLNTPTLRERARSGLLKTRSPGTRARSSPLISPAPGTRARSGLLKTSSPGTRARSGSLKTPVPGMKAQSGSLKTPASGTNAQSGSLKTPSPGTNAQSGSLKTPSPGTNAQSGSLKTPTLGTNAQSGTLKTPTSGTNAQTGSLKTPTSGTNAQSGALKTPTSGTNAQSGALKTPTSGTNAQSGSLKTPTSGTNAQSGSLKTPTSGTNAQSGALKTPTSGTNAQSGSLKTSSPGTSAQSGALKTSASGTNAQSGSLKTPTSGTNAQSGSLKTPSPGTNAQSGSLKTPSPGTNAQSGSLKTPSPGTNAQSGSLKIPTSGTNAQSGSLKTSSPGKSVQSGSLKTPSPGTNAQSGSLKTPSPGTNAQSGSLKTPSPGTNAQSGSLKTPSPGTNAQSGALKTPSPGMRAQSGSLKTPSPGMRARSGALKTPGPGMRAQSGSLKTLTPRMSAQLGLLKTPAPGMRAQPGLLKTPNLRTNAQSGLLNIPALGMSARNGLLSTPTLRMGAQPALLNTPTPRGSPQPGLLKTPTPGMNVQFGLRHTPPVLATARLKANVKARSPYPAPRHYVPPKQDASSCPSVV; translated from the coding sequence ATGGATCTTGCTGACTTCAGGGGGAAGAAGATTAGCGCTCTGCCATCCAAAGCGAGCACCAAGCCACAATCTGCCAGCGGTGTGGTGGAAAGTTGCCAGCGGTGTGGAAGACCAAACCACCAGGCCGCAGAATGCACTTGGGCACCGGGTGATTCCCTAGTTAGGTATGGCCAGCAAACGCCATGTTATCCTCGCTGTCCCCCGGACTATGGACGTGACAAGGCTACCAAGCACTATGTCGATTATTATGAGCAGCTCTGCCCCAAAACTCTGCCTCGCTCTCAGCCTGTATCCACCCACTGCATGTATGGGGGCAGCCAGTTCCAGCGCCAATTCACACCGATTCTCACCAAAAGCAGCTCCCTGTACCATCGTGTCCGCCTTCCTCGAACTCCTGCGTCAAAGCTGGAAAACAGGAAACCCATAAAGAGGAAAATGCCGCAGGATAAAACTACCCCTGCCAAAAGGGCCAAATCTGGTTTGTTAAACACCCCCGCCCTGGGAGAAAATGCCCAATCCGGCCTGTTAAATACTCCCGGCCTGGGAATGAGTGCACGGTCTGGCTTGTTAAATACTCCTGCTCTGGGAATGGGTGCACAGTCCGGCCTGTTAAATACTCCTGCTCTGGGAATGGGTGCACAGTCCGGCCTGTTAAATACTCCTGCTCTGGGAATGGGTGCACAGTCCGGCCTGTTAAATACTCCTGCTCTGGGAATGGGTGCACAGTCCGGCCTGTTAAATACTCCTGCTCTGGGAGTGGGTGCACAGTCCGGCCTGTTAAATACTCCTGCTCTGGGAGTGGGTGCACAGTCCGGCCTGTTAAATACTCCTGCTCTGGGAATGGGTGCACAGTCCGGCCTGTTAAATACTCCCGCTCTGGGAATGGGTGCACAGTCCGGCCTGTTAAATACTCCCGCTCTGGGAATGGGTGCACAGTCCGGCCTGTTAAATACTCCCACTCTGGGAATGAGTGCCCGATCCGGCTTGTTAAATACCCCCACTCTGGGAGAGAGTACCCAATCCGGCTTGTTAAATACCCCCGCCCTGGGAATGAGTGCACGGTCCGGCCGGTTAAATACCCCCGCTCTCAAAATGGGTGCACAGTCCAGCCTGTTAAATACCCCTACTCTGAGAATGAGTGCCCGATCTGGCTTGTTTAATACCCCTGTTCTGGGAGAGAGTACCCAATCTGGCCTGTTAAATACCCCTGCTGTGGGCATGAGTGCAAAGTCCGGCCTGTTAAATACCCCTGCTCCGCGAATGAGTGCACAGTCCGGCCTGTTAAATACCCCTGCTCTGGGAATGGGTGCACTGTCTGGCCTGTTAGATACCCCTGCTCTGGGAGAGAGTGCCCGATCCAGCATGTTTAATACCCCCGCTCTGCGAATGAGTGGACAATCTGGCCTGTTAAATACCCCTGCTCTGGGAGAGAGTGCCCGATCTAGCATGTTTAATACCCCCGCTCTGCGAATGAGTGCACAATCTGGCCTGTTAAATACCCCCGCTCTGGGAGAGAGTGCCCGATCCAGCATGTTTAATACCCCCGCTCTGCGAATGAGTGCACAATCTGGCCTGTTAAATAACCCCGCTCTGGGAGAGAGTGCCCGATCCAGCATGTTTAATACCCCTGCTCTGCGAATGAGTGCACAATCTGGCCTGTTAAATACCCCCGCTCTGGGAGAGAGTGCCCGATCCAGCATGTTTAATACCCCCACTCTGCGAATGAGTGCACACTCTGGCCTGTTAAATACCCCCACTCTTAGAGAGCGTGCTCGATCCGGCTTGTTAAAAACTCGCAGCCCGGGAACACGTGCCCGTTCCAGCCCGTTGATATCACCCGCCCCTGGAACGAGAGCCCGATCAGGTTTGTTAAAAACATCCAGCCCTGGAACGAGAGCCCGATCAGGCTCATTAAAAACACCCGTCCCTGGAATGAAAGCCCAATCAGGCTCATTAAAAACACCTGCCTCGGGAACTAATGCCCAATCAGGCTCATTAAAAACACCCAGCCCGGGAACTAATGCCCAATCAGGCTCATTAAAAACACCCAGCCCGGGAACTAATGCCCAATCAGGCTCATTAAAAACACCCACCTTGGGAACTAATGCCCAATCAGGCACATTAAAAACACCCACCTCGGGAACTAATGCCCAAACAGGCTCATTAAAAACACCCACCTCGGGAACTAATGCCCAATCAGGCGCATTAAAAACACCCACCTCGGGAACTAATGCCCAATCAGGCGCATTAAAAACACCCACCTCGGGAACTAATGCCCAATCAGGTTCATTAAAAACACCCACCTCGGGAACTAATGCCCAATCAGGTTCATTAAAAACACCCACCTCGGGAACTAATGCCCAATCAGGCGCATTAAAAACACCCACCTCGGGAACTAATGCCCAATCAGGCTCGTTAAAAACATCCAGCCCTGGAACAAGTGCCCAATCAGGTGCATTAAAAACATCCGCCTCGGGAACTAATGCCCAATCAGGCTCATTAAAAACACCCACCTCGGGAACTAATGCCCAATCAGGCTCATTAAAAACACCCAGCCCGGGAACGAATGCCCAATCAGGCTCATTAAAAACACCCAGCCCGGGAACGAATGCCCAATCAGGCTCATTAAAAACACCCAGCCCGGGAACGAATGCCCAATCAGGCTCATTAAAAATACCCACCTCGGGAACTAATGCCCAATCAGGCTCGTTAAAAACATCCAGCCCTGGAAAAAGTGTCCAATCAGGCTCATTAAAAACACCCAGCCCGGGAACGAATGCCCAATCAGGCTCGTTAAAAACACCCAGCCCGGGAACGAATGCCCAATCAGGCTCGTTAAAAACACCCAGCCCGGGAACGAATGCCCAATCAGGCTCGTTAAAAACACCCAGCCCGGGAACAAATGCCCAATCAGGCGCATTAAAAACACCCAGCCCTGGAATGAGAGCCCAATCAGGCTCGTTAAAAACACCCAGCCCTGGAATGAGAGCCCGATCAGGCGCATTAAAAACACCCGGCCCTGGAATGAGAGCCCAATCAGGCTCGTTAAAAACACTCACCCCAAGAATGAGTGCCCAACTCGGCCTGTTAAAAACACCGGCCCCAGGAATGCGTGCCCAACCCGGCCTGTTAAAAACGCCCAACCTGAGAACGAATGCACAGTCCGGCCTGTTAAATATCCCCGCTCTGGGAATGAGTGCCCGAAACGGCCTGTTAAGTACCCCCACCCTGAGAATGGGTGCCCAACCCGCACTGCTAAATACCCCCACCCCGAGAGGTAGTCCCCAGCCTGGCCTGTTAAAAACACCCACCCCGGGAATGAATGTTCAGTTTGGTCTGAGACACACACCTCCTGTCTTGGCCACTGCTCGGCTGAAGGCGAACGTTAAAGCGCGCTCGCCATATCCTGCCCCACGTCACTATGTCCCTCCAAAGCAAGATGCCAGTTCCTGTCCCTCTGTGGTGTAA